From Rhea pennata isolate bPtePen1 chromosome 20, bPtePen1.pri, whole genome shotgun sequence:
CGACACGCGGGCGCAGCTCGGCGCGGGGGGCTGCTCCTCCGCAGAGCCCTCCGGGCGGCGAAACGCTCGCGCAAGCGAGGGGGatctcggggcggggggggcacaAGCTGCCCTCGGTCTCTTTTGTTCAGAGACCCAAACTGAACTAGATCGCACCTCTACACGAACACACACGGAACAAACCGTGCGAGTAACTtgctaccaaaaaaagaaaaaaaaattaaaaattgttgGCAGACACAATTCCTACAAATAACGCCTATTTGGTGAAatcctcatttaaaataattgattcAGCAATgaaacagcagcacagaccaGAAGCACTGATAGCAGTATTTATAAATAGCATCGGCCCAGTTAAGTTTATAATAAATAGATCACCCATTACTTTGCttatataaatgcaaaacagagcaaaaaccCCATACCAACaatataaaagataaataaatgagTTAGACACGGAGCCCATGAGTTTAAGAAGTCTCCCCTGTATTTAataaagcatgattttttttagaaacactAACAGATCCCTTGCAGAGAGTTTTTAtctttatattattatataagACATTTTGTGTTTAAAGTGAACTATTGCTTCATCTAGATGGCCCCTCTGCTGGGCGTATAAACTAGGCTGTgaacaaaataagaaatcatcatttaaaattacaaaacatacaactttaaagcattttgatttttttccctcaatccaaagaaataaataattgaattGCTGAGAATGTAGAAGTCCCCGTTTTACAGCAAATTTCTGCatctacttcaaataaaaaataaatcaaccaGAGTCACAACTGGTTGAGAGATGTGGGAAAATACGCAATTATAGTTCATCCTGCTCTATTATCTCAGCAGGTGGGAAATATTGAAATtagtgactttttaaaactgaaccTAATTCTTTACTTCTAATATAGATCAAAATAATCTTGGAATCATTAAGAATTTTGCCTTTGAAGAACCAAATGTTTGGGATGTTGCAATAATTTATAATCAAAACATTAAATCTGTAATTGCACAAGGtttcagaattttttgtttttctccaagaaTATTAGTATCTAgtgcaaagcaaaatattcttcCCCATTTCCCTCTATAGAACTTCATATATATCAAATGTTATAAAACAACGGTCTCTCTATCAGCTCtgaaaaaaggattaaaattactttcatgACATGGAGGTTATGTTGTCTTCCAAAccattcaattaaaaaaaagattacctCTGCAGAATTAATTTAACTACAAATGCATCAATTTTAAACCACATATTTGCACATTTCTGACATtcataatacatttttgtttatgaATGATAATTTTGAATATGTTTTATCATGGACCTAGAATAAGCTAATATATTTAACAATTTGATTAGTTTCCAATTTTGCAATTTAATGTGGAGATTAATGTATTAATTCCTACTTTACCAGCTGCAGATGTAAAAAAAGGCTGAAACTACAGATAACTCCTATCTGCATTGACAACAGGGTTTAGACTTCTACTAAAGCAAAATAGATATACAGTACCAGTATAGTGGATAATTCTTTTTCAGGGCTATTTTACTCAAGAGAAtccatttaaaattacttaaaacATCAAATGAAACACAAGTTATCTAAACATCagattttctaattttattaaaaatgcacaaatttTATCcaacatgttttctttcatacagTGAATGGTCTAATATGCACTGGAGGTCACACAAGCTTAGGTTTGTTAGAACAATAAAAGACATATGAGAAATttaatatataaagaaaaaagtagcagCTGTTGACTGCATATTTGAccataaaatttaaatattttggacttttattttaaagacacaaaaataaaacctgtgtGGGTCTATATAAGTCATATTAACAATTCCATGAATGTTCAACAGGACTAAAAATTAGCAAagatgtttgtttgtttttttaaccttgtAACACTTTAAACACTTTCTCGGGTTGCTGGTGCAAAGCACCTTACAGTATTTGTGCtatatatttactttatttgGCAACTGTCTGGGTTTCATGggttttttctttgccttctgtaAACAACACCTTTTACAAACTAGCACAGTGAACCACAAGCCCTGCAATCTGTTATAAcatctacagaaaagaaaatgaactatTTTGGTTGGttgctcaaaatattttgcttttgaacaaGAGGTTCTAAAACAGGATTTATTAGTAAAACATTGAACTCCTGAATTTAACATTAGACGTAAACAGTTGACTGTTTTTAGTTCAATAGAGtctttttgtttagcttttctctctttgtgaAGGTAgaatactttttgtttgtttgcttgtttcaaGTCATGTTCGTTAGAGGTCTGGTTGGTGACCTTTGCTAGGATGAGGAGGTTTTGTATGTGTAGCTTTGTGAAGGTAGAAGAGTTGGTGCTGAGGGCTTAACATTTAGTATTTgctattttggaaaacaaaacaaaacaaaaaaaaaggaaaaagaaagttgtcCCACCTGATATTCAGCAGGCTGAAATGGCTGAAGCTAAAAAGAGTTTCTTCTTGTTGAACTTTCTGAGAGACAAAAATTAACAAACAAATTCATAATGCCAGAACCATCCTTAACCGGGAACGCTAGAGTTCTTGAagctttttcccccttttctttgaCCTTTCCTTCATtcaattattatattttttaaatgagaagttTCTAAGGATTGTGGCTCTTAGGATGACATCCAACAGGGTACTCAAACTTACGCCATCCTACGGCATGGCAGCACGTTACTGTACAGCTTCACCAGTTTCTTTGTCAATGGTACAAAAAGTCCCcttgtttgtctgtctgtctgtttgttACAACCATAACGTGGCGATTGTCCTGGTCTCTAGCAAAGCTTGCCTTGGAGTGAGCTGGATTCAGTTCGTTCCCAAGGTAATATTGTCTTAGGGTGGGAGAGATGTTATGTTTATTCACTTCTGTACACCGTAACAATAAGCAGACTAGATGATCATCACTTACTTAGACccagtttgttttaaagctaCCACACAGCCGCTTCATTCATTTCTGGTGGATGTGACAAGTGATTGCCATAGTTAGCACCACCGTTGACGGATATCGAGGAAAATGGAGGACTGGGGCCAAAAACTTCTGCAGACATGGAGTGCAAGGACCCGGGCAGGTTGGGTTCGGGGCTGGGCGAGTCTCCTGGCGGGTGCGACATGATGTCAGTGAAGCGCTGAGCCTCGCTGGAGGGGTGATGTCCGGGCAGGGGGTGATCCATTGCCCCCAGCGGGGTGCCGGATGGCCCCGAGGAGGGCACGAAGGGGAGATCCACCGGCGTCTGAGCTTGAGACGAGGGAGGTCCTTGCGGGAAGAAATCGTAATTGCTTCCAGGGCCGTAGTACTCGCTCTGATAATCTAGTGGACAAGGAGAGACGGAGGGAGGGTAGCGCACGGGCAAAGTCACCGGGAAATGACAGCGCGCTCCAGCGGCGCTGCACCCGGCTGCCTCCAAACGGGGTGCGGAGCTCACCGCAGCCCAGGGCAGCAGTGCCGCCGGCTCCACCACGCTCCGGCTCCGTCCCGAGCGGgaccccccacacaccccacagAGCCCCTCGGCTGCAGCTACAGCGTTTGGGCACCGAAACAGTTGGCGCTGCAAGACCTCCCAGCCCCGCAGGAGAGCGAAACACGGCGGCCTGCGCACAGGGGCAGCGCCGCACTCAGGGATGTGCCAAACCGGCCCCCAAAATGCAGCACCAAGCTGGGACGAGGCGTGCAGGGAGGTGCACACCGgggtgtgtgcatgcatgcatgcgtgtgtgtgtgtgtgcgcgcgtgtgtgcaTCAAAGCAAAGCACTGTTTACACACCAAAGGGAAAGGGCGTGAGCGTGCATCTCCGCGGGGTGCGCGGCCACGGACGCAGCGCGGCCCGGCTCCTCCGCGCCGCCCTGCGCGCCTCGGGGCGCAAGGGAGCGCGGAGCGGTACTCACTCACCTCCGTAGAAGGAGAAGGGCCCGTTGGGGATGAGCTCCCCGGGCTCCAGGCGGTCCACGAGCGGCCTCATCCTGCGCGGGCTGCGGAAGAAGGCGTGCCGGCGGGCGCCCAGCGCGCTCAGCTGCTTCATGCGCCGCTCCTTGGAGCGCCGGTTCTGGAACCAGACCTGGCCCgacgggccggggccgccgtcaggggccggccgcggccgcgggcagcaccaccccccgcggccgcgcatTTCCCGCTCGCggcttctcttttgctttcgCGCAAATGCGACGGGCCCCGGtgcggcgccggcagcggctccccgggggcagcggcccGCTCGGGGCTCCCTCCCCTCGCAAACGCCGCGCAacgccccgcgcagccgccccTCCGCGCGCAACTCGCCGGCTGCGGGTCAAGAATGATTGAGTTAATTCTTATTACCCTGACAAGATTACTCCTAATTACCCTCACACTGAGACTCTCCAATCTAACCTCGTCTTTAATGGTCCTTTAACCCCCCATTACCCCCAGCGCTGCGGGTTTATAAACCTTTTAATAATTCCAGCGCATTGTCATTCTTATTTATCCATTAACCCCTCACATTTATGGTTATTAATTTCGATACCATTTGCAGTTTTTATAGgagtttttaaaggaaagcagcTGGCCGTGCCCGCgctgtccgtccgtccgtgcCGGGCCGCggacggggcggccgcggggctgccggggcgctCCGCGGGTCGCGGAGAGGTTTCTAACCGTAGCAGCAGCGAGGGGAAACGCGGCTTTCCGCGGCCAGGGCACTGCGAGGGAGCGCGGAGCGCGGTCGCCGCTTGCCGCAtcccccccgccggcgccggggccgcgcaagccccggccgcgccgcgccgcgccccgcggccgcgctaCCTGGATGACCCGCATGTTGAGGCCGGTCTCCTGCGCCAGCTGCTCCCTGATGTGCCGCGTGGGCTTGGGGGTGGCGGCGAAGGCGGCTTTGAGCGTCTCCAGCTGCTTGGCCTTGATGGTGgtgcgcggcccccgccgcttGGCCCCCAGGTTCTGGTCGTCGTTCTCGTTGCTGCCCGTCTCCTTGTCGGACACGTTGGCGCTTTCCGAGTCCTTGGCGTCGTCCTGGGAAGGGTCTTGGGAGTCGGGGGACAGGCTGGGGTCACTGCCGGTGGTGGCTGCGCAAAGGGAAAGCAGCGAGTCACGCTCCGAGACGGCCCCggtgccgccgcggccccgcgacGGGGCGGACGcgggcgccgcagcccccgcctgggggggggggcaccccgTTTAGGGGCAAAGAGGTGCACGGCGTCGGGGAACGGAGCCGGGCCGAGAAAAAGCCGCGGGGGAGGAgaggagcgcggccgccgcgaTAGCCCCGGGGCCGTGCGCgccccccctccgccccgggacggccgccgcccccccctcACCTGAATGCAGGCTGTTTTCTTTGGCAGTATTGCTGTTATTTAGGTAATCTTCTTTGCAGACAAACTTGTTTTCGTCTATGATATAGAGCTCCTCGCCGGTGGAGAGCTGCTTGTTACACATCATACACGTAAAACAGTTCAAGTGGAACACTTTGCTCCGCGCCCTGCGGACCAAGTCGCTGGGGGAGATCCCCTGGGCACAGCCCGCGCACTTGGTCCCGAAACACCTGCGGGGAGAGAGGCCGAGGAGCGGGTCAGCGCGGCCTGCGCGCCCGCGCACCCTCCGCGCCCGCGCTCAGCGCGGCGCCCGAGCGAGCACGCAAAGCGACGCGCGGCTGGGCGCCCCTGCCAGCCCCCCGGCAGGTGCACTGCTTGcgaataaaacaaaacacccctCCGCGGCGTCCCCCCTTTCTAACGAAATACCTGCCTTCGAATTACACGCGAGCGGAAAAGCCGATCCGGGCAGAGGATAAACTGCTGGAAGATTAATTAAGCACCGGGGCTGAGTTGTCCAGGCTTTCCCCTTTAAACCTTGACACATTGATTAACGCCGCTCTAATAAACATTAAGCAGAATTTCGTACGCGATCTTAATTTGCCAAAGGCGCGCCGTTGTGCGCGGTGGCCCCGGCCGCAGCGGCGCCTccgcgggctgcgcggggccgggccgcggccgcgctcggctcccggcggcggcggtggggcccGGGGGACGCGctgccgggcggccccggggcggccgagccgagccgagccgagccgcggctGCCCGGGCCGGGGGACAGGCCGTGCCGCCctggcggcggctgcgcggggctccccgccgggctggagcgcagcgcggccgggcgccgagGCGGGGGATTTCGTTGCCTTTATTTTCCGTTTGCATGTGGATTGGTGCCGGGCAGCGGCGCATCCCTGCGGAGCAGCCCGGGGATGATTGAGACGCCGTTAGCACCTCCGCACGGCGGCCACAgcctccgcggccgcggggtTTCCTCTGCATTAGCACCTCCGAGCGCgcagcgctgcccgcggggccggccggaCGCCCCGTCGGGCTGGGGCTGCACGCCCGGCCGAGGGGcaccgcggcgcggggggggtggggggggcgcgCTGTGAacctcccccttccccaggcACCCGCCGGGAGAAGGCCTCCCCCGCGGGGGGCGCAGGGGCCCGCGGAGCGCGGGCCCCCCCCCGCTCCGGAGGCGAGAGCGGGGCGCACAGGCCGCCCGGAGCCCGGCGCGCTCGGAGCTGCCTGCGCTCGGCTGCGGAGAtagcggcgcggcgctgcgcggccggggGGAAACCGCGCTGCCGGCCGAGCCCGGCTGCGGGAAACGCCGCCGGGACGGGCCCGTGCGCCGCGCGGAACCGGCTCCTCGTTTAAAGCCGACTCCGGGGCAGCCGAGgtgcccggcgccccgcggggagcgggcCGGGAGGCGggcgcgggagcgcggccgcggcccccgccgcgggaaATAACAAAGGTTCCGGGCGGGTTTCCGTGTGcccgggggagggggagaaggaatTTCACAAGTCACactgaacaagaaaacaaacaaacagaaaaaggaaaaaaggaaacgAAAAATACGGGTAAAAAGGAGCCGGGGCTTCAGGCGGGAGGATCCGGTACTTACCGAAAGAAGTCGTTTTTGCAGTAAAGCTTGCCTTCTCGCGAAAAG
This genomic window contains:
- the LHX1 gene encoding LIM/homeobox protein Lhx1, producing MVHCAGCKRPILDRFLLNVLDRAWHVKCVQCCECKCNLTEKCFSREGKLYCKNDFFRCFGTKCAGCAQGISPSDLVRRARSKVFHLNCFTCMMCNKQLSTGEELYIIDENKFVCKEDYLNNSNTAKENSLHSATTGSDPSLSPDSQDPSQDDAKDSESANVSDKETGSNENDDQNLGAKRRGPRTTIKAKQLETLKAAFAATPKPTRHIREQLAQETGLNMRVIQVWFQNRRSKERRMKQLSALGARRHAFFRSPRRMRPLVDRLEPGELIPNGPFSFYGDYQSEYYGPGSNYDFFPQGPPSSQAQTPVDLPFVPSSGPSGTPLGAMDHPLPGHHPSSEAQRFTDIMSHPPGDSPSPEPNLPGSLHSMSAEVFGPSPPFSSISVNGGANYGNHLSHPPEMNEAAVW